atgccaactttctctaccacttaaggaagaataaaactggcttacaatcgccttcccttcccctccccacaatagacaccctgtgaggtaggtggggctgagagctctaagagagctgtgactagcccaaccagtaactggaggtccagcaacagggcccAGGGGTCACATTGTCTGGGTTAATTCTTCCACTGAAGATCTTCTCAATGTTTAGCCGTGGGATGGCTGCTGAGGCTGCTGTAATGTTTGGTGGCAGAAAACCAATGCTTGTGCCATCTGTCTTGGTTCTGGTTCTGCTTATGCAGTCCGGTATTGAAGGTcagcgagagccagtgtggcatggtggttaaggtgtcggactaggacctgggaaacccaggttctgaatccccactcaggccacggaagattgctgggtgaccccgGGCCAGTCGCATACTTTGGGCCCTGAtcccggctagtatttggatgggagacctccaaggaataccagggaggtgacttggaggcaggcaatggcaaacctcctttgaacatctcttgctttgaaaatcccaccaggagtcaccataagtcagctatgacttgacgggggtgggtgggattgaaGATCAGGCTGTAAGCAATAAAAGTTGTGAAGAGGAGGCAGAGAAAGCAGCCAGAAGGGGGTATTGGAAGCAAGCCAAGGAGAATCGCAtgaacacgaagctgccttatactgaatcagaccattagtccatccaGGCCAGTATTggctattcagactggcagcggctctccagggtctcgggtagaggtccTTTTgactgggagatgccagggattgaacctgggaccttctgcatgccaagcagatgcattagcgctgagccatggcccgccCCCACTTTTGGAGTCTTCTCCCGTGACCGTGCTTTCGTATGCCCCTTTCTTCTTGGGCAAGGAAaggcatagaattatagaatcactgttggagttggaagggaccaccagggtcatctagtctaaccccctgcacaatgcaggaaattcacaactacctcccccccacacccccagtgacccctactccatgcccagaagatggccaaaatgccctccctgtcatgatctgcttaaggtcatggaatcagcactgctgacagatggccatctaacctcttcataaaatcctccagggaaggagagcccaccacctcccggggaagcctgttccactgaggaaccgctctaaccgttagaaagttcttcctaatagtTTGAACAGCATTCCTTTGCTGGCATCCCCCCCACAACTTTCATGCAGGTGGCAAAGCCAACTGAGCCTCTGTGTGTGCCGAAGAAGGTGCCCCCATCTGGCATTGACGTGACCGGAGCGGAAGCCAGGTTACAGGGCCTAACAGTGACAAGAGGATAATCTCTGGGagaagagagggagaagcttgAAGCAGAAAACAAGGAAGACGTAGATAAACAATACACACTTGTCAGGGCTCCGCTGATTAAGATAGCTTTACACGGAGTAGGTAGCCGGAGCTGGATGATTATAATACTCCTGAGGTGGAGAAATTATTAAGGCAGCAGCCGAGTAAAACGATCTCAGGCTGTCTCCCTGAGCCGCCCCCCCAACCCAGCAAGGAGAGAGCAAGAAAAGGCTTCCCGTGCTTTCGATGTGGTGAAAAGCAAAGGGTTAAAAATGCCACGGACGAAGTTTAGAAAAGCAAGAGAGGCAGGCGGGAGGGATAAAATGACATCGCGCCCAGAGCAATGCAATATGGTAGAATTATCTAAGGATCAGAGATGGAATTTGGAAGGTAATAGGGGCGGCAGGGAGAGAGTTGGTAAATGCTAAGATGGTGAGGGTAGTTTTCAGGGGGCTTATTAATTCTTCTGGGATTCAGAATTAGGGGGAAGATCTTCAGCGGGGGGTCAGCTTAACAGAAGGGGGAAGGGTTTTATGGCTGCTGAGTATACTTCTCAGTGGCCGAAGCTCTGGAAAGCTGCAGGGGATTGATTCCAACACCTTTTGGTCgcctctggggggtggggggcaaagccCCTGTGGTTGCTTTTGCCTCCTTCACCCCGCCCCCAGGCCTTTTGGTGCTTTGCATTTACGGACACCCCCCTCAAGCTGTTAGAAATGGGAGCAGCACTTCAGAAAACTGTCTTTGAAGGTTTGGACAGATGAGTCTACAGCAAGCTTGAAACCCTGTCCCTTCGCATTTTGTTCTTAGGAGATGGGGTGGGGTACATGGATCCCCTCTCCTCACTGTAGCCTTAACCAATAACCTTCTGAGGAagatgaggctgagagcgtgAGCAGCCCGAGGTTATGTGGTGAGCTTTATGGGTTAGCTGGATGGGCACCAGAGGACATCTAAGACcaggagagccggtgtggtggagtggttaagagtggcagactctaatctggagaactcatgaacacatgaagctgctgtctactgaatcagacccttggtctatcaaagtcagtattgtctgctcagaccagcagcggttctccagggtctcaggcagaggtctttcacatcacctacctgcctagtccctttaactggagatgctggggattgaacctgggaccttctgcatgccaagctgatgctctaccactgagtcactgcCCCTCTcctaaccaggtttgatttcccactcccccacatgaaggtgtctgttgtgggctggggaagggaaggtgattgtaagctgctttgagactccttaaaggtagagaaaatcaggatataaaaaccaactcttcttgagaACAGAGAATCTCCAAGTGCCAGGCTAGCCTACCTAAGGGATTGCTAGGAACTCTGTGATTGCTCCCAAGTACATATCATGGTTAAGTCAACAGGCACTGGCAGGGTGTTTGTCCTGCCCATCAGAGGGATGCACCCCTACCCTTGGAGTTTCTTTGTCCATGCCAGGGAGAAATCTTCTGTCCTCCCCCTTGGTGTTTTGTTTGTTCTTGTCCTATATTTTTTCCCTATGAAACTTGGAGCGTGCTGAGGCCTTATGGGTCTTTAcgtcttcctttccccctcctactTTCAATCTGCTTCTTCCTTTGCTGAGGAAAACACTGGAGAGGCGAAAAGAGCTTCCTCATCCCTCCCAATTTCAATGGCTGGCCAAGCATTTGCACTCTGAATCTTATACTGTGAAATCTTCTTTACTAGCCTTGCAAGGCTggtacctggccccacccactccctaaaaacacttggcgggtgccagaaaaggtgtctgcGGGCGCACTGGTACCTAAGGACAGCAGGTGGGGGGGACCCCACTTTAGCAAAGAAACATGCAATGCGACAAGCTAGCGCATGGTGCGGCCTGCAGCTGTCCTTTCCCCTTCTTGGCTCAGTATCAGCAGAGTTTGCAAGGGATGGAAGCTTTAAATGAGAGGAACACATaattgcagattttttaaaaaaacaaggaaatGCCACTAAAACTGTGAGTCAGACTACACGATGGAAACACTGCGGCCAATTGTACAGTATAAAAACAGGAGACCGAGGTACAAAAAACAAGAGTCAAAACGTACCATGTGGTTTTGGAAGAGTGGCCTCCAAAATTTTGCACCAACCCCAGCTCCTGAGCCAAACATCTTGTGCCACAGGGAAATAGAAGAGGGAAGTGGTCAGCGTTGGCTTGGCCGTCTCTCAAATGGCAAGTGCTGTGACAGCCAAAAATTGACTCACCCAGAGACCGCGAGAGGGGGAGAGACCCAGAAGTCCACGGTGGCAGCCGGCCAAGGTTGCTTCCCCACCACCCCGTGGAACACCCTGCGCTAGGGACAGTCCGACTGAGTTGCCTGTCAGTTGCCCAATCCTCttctggaagaagagttggtttttatatgtcgactttctctaccacttaagggagactcaaaccggcttaaaatcaccttcccttccccccaacagacaccctgtgaggtaggtgaggccgagagagcgtgactagcccaaggtcacccagctggcttcgtgtggaggagtggggaaaccaacccggttccccagattagcctcctctgctcaagtggaggagtggggcatcaaacccggttctccagatcagagtccaccgctcttaaccacttgtTGGTGATGGGTGGCTTTGAATTAACTGCAGGCCAGGCCAGCTGTGCTCTTCCTGGTGCTCAAGAGGTTAAACTCCAGTTCAGCCGCTCTGTGTTCCAGAGGCAGCTCCCTGGAGGCTCTCTCTATTAACACCAACCAACACAGGGCTCAGCTGGCACTGCAGGAACGCTGTGTGGGCTTGCCTTGCCTTTCCCCATCTGCACTGTCTGGTTGTGTGGCTGGTGCGATAGCTCAGATCCTCTGGTTTGAAGGTAGATCTTCCTTGATGGTGTGTTCATGCACAAACAGGAGAGGAGTTCTCTCTTGGGCAGCAGAACagggcagggaggggctgtggctcagtggcggagcatctgcttggcattcagaaggtcccaggttccatccacagcatctccagtttaaagggactaggcagctaagtgatgtgaaagacccccgcctgagaccctggagagccactgccggtcagagtagacaatactgactttgatggaccaagggttcggttcagtataaggcagcttcatgtgttcatgtgacttgacagcatgagTGGCTGGGGAAGAGACCCATCCCATAATGTCAGCAGTGCCTCCTCGGGCTGCATAGGCTAAACAAAACTGTTCTGCTATCTTGCTTtcttctgaagtgtaaggatgtgtcgctggccaccgagatcaagttaattcatgccatcgtattccctattactatgtatgggtgtgaaagctggacaatgaagaaaactgataggaagaaagtagattcctttgaaatcagACTGAGTTGGATGCAGGGCCTGTTTTGctgcaaacaccccccccccccagcaatttgGATAGGCACAGAACTACCATAGGTGcaagtttaggggaggggccgtggctcagttgtagagcacctgcttggcatgcagaaggtcccaggttcaatccccagcatctccagttaaagggactaggcaagtaggtgatgtgaaagaccctggagagccgctgccggtctgagtagacagtgctgactttgatggaccaagggtctgattcagtataaggcagcttcatgtttacgCTGCTAGGAATAGACCAGctgaccaaacacattttttttttaaaaaaagcaacctcCTTTCTATGCACAGGTGCCCTCTGAGAGGCCTCCTGTTGGCAAGAGAAAGCTGCAGACCAAAGTGATGCAATCAGGCTGTGCCCACCCAAAGACCCTGAGCCCTGTCTCATCAGGAGAAGGCTTGAGATGTGGGTTCTGAGTCTGCCCCCTTCCTCGCAGAGGAGGCTGAGAGCGCAAAGGGGCCCATTCCAGGCATGCTGCTCAGCTCCCTGCAGAAGGTTTTGCTGCTGTGTTGCCGGGGCAGCCAAAAAGCTCCAGCCGGGCCTCATCTGGAGCCGGTTCCAGTGGCCGCAGCACTCCCCCGTCCCATCACCACCGCAGCAGAGACGGCCTTGGATGCCGTGTCGGCATCCCTCCTCCCtaacctttccccttttgctTTCCATTAGGAAGAGGCGCAGAGGAGGTTTGTGGGGCTGTGTGTGCGCGGCTGTTCAGCCGattccttgtagggttgccaggtcctcccctagccactggcgggaggggggttgggttgccagtgccaggttgggaaactcctggagatttgtggagggtgcccggggagggcagggacctcagtggtttgcaatagagtccatgctccaaagcttccattttctcaagTGGAagtgatctctagtctggagatgagctgtgattctgggggatccccaggtcccacctggaggctggcatccctagaagggagagacctcagcatggTCCAATGTCATAAAGCTCACCCTccgaagcacccattttctccaggggaactggtctctgcagtctggagaggagctgtcattccaggggatcctcagggcccacctggaaactggcaaccctagttcctcacGGGCATTATGGAAGGAGTGCAGGGCATTTGGGCCTTTTTGTGGGactgaccctcccccccccccgtatgggAAGTTGCTGGGCTGGGAGAGACTCCAGATCAGGGCTGTGAGGTTGAGGGAGGGGGTTAGCTTGGCCTACCTATGCTGtttcttcaattttaaaaaaaccaaacaaaaacaaacgaaccccctccccaactgcTTGAAACTCAGgggctggggaagaggaggtgtcCCCATCATGCCTGCCACTTTATTCCCTCCTGGGACTTCTGGCCTCCTCCTCCACTCCCCCAGGCAAGTCCGCTTGCCCATGAGAAGTCCTAGTTAGGCCTTTCTGAGCTGTCACATTACTTCAAACTTCTTTCGACCACACTTGAGATACTGAAATCTGCTGGCTTAAGTGTCCCCGTCGCCCTTCTGGGTCTGACACTCTGATGTTTGTTCACACGTCTCAGTGCCGCAGCTCCATCCTCGGGTGCCGGTGAGCCCAGCATAACCTTCAAGGCACATGGCTGGGTTCAGAGCTCTCCCTACAAcctgctgcttgctgctgttcagcgTTGAGAAGGCAGGGGGTGCTGGTGAGCCATCCAAGCTGCATCCCGTCTCGCCTAACCGGACGGGGATTATTTGGAGGTGGGGAGCCCCAGATTTCCAGTTGCAGCTCCCAGCAAGCATTTTTATACCTTTGCCTCCCTTTTCCAGCGCAGGAGCCACACTGCAAAGAGAGTTTTAAGGGGCATCATTGCAAGCTGTTAAAAGTTCCTTTAGGAAGTTCCCATGGCAAAAACTCTTAAAGCAGAACAGATTTGTGTGCAGGTGTACACACAAGTATGCCAGACAGCTTCCAAAATGGTCAGAACTCCCACCTCTGACTCGCGACAGGATGTAAACAGTGATCAGTTTCCCTAAGGGAGGCACTGGGGTCCAGAGGCCTTGGGTCAACTCATGAGGAGAAGACCCTCTGCATGCGTTCAGAAATACTCTCCTTTATTCCACACTTTCGGTAGCTGATCCTTAGTGACTTCCCAAACAAGAGATTCTGGTGAAGACAGCATACCGGGACGGCAGATACTTTCGATGGCCGGGTGTGTGAAAGCAATTAAGAGTATGCTGTGTctctgagcaggtgcagagtgcCTTTTCTCCCCCAGGTCTCTTCTTTGCAACCATTCGCATCGCCCCACGTTCAGTCTCAGAAATCGGTTCTGAGTTTTAAGTCCAATAGAGTTCTATGGTTGGATTAACCCACAGATGGCACTGAAAACCGTTTCTGGATAATGAGGCTGAGATCAGGTCTAAGGCCTGCCCTGGTTGTGGTTTTTGTCACTGGAATTAATTTGGGTTCTTCCACCCTCTGAAATGGAGGCAAGCCAGTGCAAAGCAGAGTTTGCGCAGGAAAGAGCTCTGACCCACATGCCATGATCCAGTAGGGAGTTCTCCTCTACAAGCCCACCCTCATAATGAACGGAAACGATACAAAAACTCATTCATTGGAGCAAGGCTTGTGCCAGGGGAATTTCCTGGCGGCACCCTGTGTTTGTCAGCAAGGCCGGAGGGAGAGAAATGGACTCTCCCCGAGCATCTCAGCAACAGAAAAtggtcatgaagaagaagagttggtttttatataccgactttctctaccacttaaggcagaatcaaaccagcttacaatcaccttcccctccccagaacagacaccctgtgaggttggtggggccaagagagctgtgcctagcccacgATCACCCAGCCTGCTtgaccttccccagccatttcaggTCTCCAGGGCTTCTCAGGCCGAGCCTCTTTAGCCAATACCAGTGGCACCGGCCCGAAGAAACAGCTCTGGTTATGGCAATAAATAACGTAGATCAAGGACAAAACGAAAAAACAAACGGAAATGTATAATCGCTATTAGAACTTTAAATATTTCCCTTTTGTCGATAGAAAAAAAGTGCCCCCCTCCCAGTTTTGTCTCACAGTGCCTCCCCGCGTGCATCAGCCAAAGCCGCCTCTCCACGCTCAGTCTCCAGGCGCGCCTCCTCCGGCTCCGGACCCAAAGGTGCTCTCTCCCGTTTCTCCCCGCGTCATCGGCAGGTGTGCATCTCCACCACCCGGTGGCACTGTTTACACTTCACAAAGCAGCACCAGTGGAACTTGCAGCTGCACCGTTCCACCACCTCCACCTCGTCCGTGTGGAAGCCCCGGCCGCAGCACATCAGCTCGCAGCCGTCTATGGCCTTGGAGGTCTTGTTGCAGTGCCTCCCGCTGGTGCCCAGGACACCGTTCTTTAAGTCATGGTCGCAGAAGTCCGGGCTGGAGTCCAGGTAGACCAGGTCCTCGTCCGTGTGGGGCTTGAACTGGGAATTTTTGGGCACCAGCACTTTGGCCGAGCCGATTTTCCTCTGCTCGACCTCGGTGGCCCCGTCAAATTTCTCCTTCAGCACGTTGCCCACTTTGCGGAAGGGGGGCATGGCTTTCCAGCAGGTCTTCACCTCGCACGAGCCGGACACCCCGTGGCACTTGCACTCCACCCGCATGTTGTTGAGGATGGCCTGGAAAACAAAGGCGCAGAGCTGTTGGGGGTCCtgaggaacacaggaagctgcattatactgagtcagaccctcggtccatcaaagtcagtactgtctactcagactggcagtggctctccagggtctcaggcagaggtctttcacatcacctacctgcctagtccctttaactggagaagctggggattgaacctgggaccttctgcatgccaagcagatgctctaccactgagccacagcccctccccaactcgacgggatcagctgcaacttgctggcgctttacacacacccGCCCACCAATTGTGCCTAAGCCACACACAACCCCCATTACCTTCCTCCCCGCTTCATTGTTGTGAAGGTTCATGAGCGCCCTGCTCGAGGAAGCGCCTTTACTCCTTTCCCGCACATCGACAAAAGACTGCGAGAAGGCCACTCCGTAGGC
This portion of the Euleptes europaea isolate rEulEur1 chromosome 19, rEulEur1.hap1, whole genome shotgun sequence genome encodes:
- the WNT4 gene encoding protein Wnt-4, which produces MSPRYFLRSLLLLILAAFSANASNWLYLAKLSSVGSISEEETCEKLKGLIQRQVQMCKRNLEVMDSVRRGAQLAIEECQFQFRNRRWNCSTLNSLPVFGKVVTQGTREAAFVYAISSAGVAFAVTRACSSGELDKCGCDRTVHGVSPQGFQWSGCSDNIAYGVAFSQSFVDVRERSKGASSSRALMNLHNNEAGRKAILNNMRVECKCHGVSGSCEVKTCWKAMPPFRKVGNVLKEKFDGATEVEQRKIGSAKVLVPKNSQFKPHTDEDLVYLDSSPDFCDHDLKNGVLGTSGRHCNKTSKAIDGCELMCCGRGFHTDEVEVVERCSCKFHWCCFVKCKQCHRVVEMHTCR